The segment gggggaagcaaaaatggagctccaccccagaacacccaattgttGTATGCCGCCTTgaggagggcggcatagaaatcaatcaatcaatcaatcaatcaatcaatcaatcaatcaaacaaatatgCACACAATTATACATCCCTTGCATTTCTGGAAACAAATCCATCCCTAAGTTCGAATCAGAGATTTGTCTGGAGGCCTCAGTAAGAAATGAACTTTATTCACACGCTAAGCAGAAGGACAACAGTCTATCACAAAAAATATGGAAAGCCAGACCAGGAATTGCTGggaatattttttctctttttctcacacacacacacacacaaagattttGGGACTCAGCACAGGGAGGGCTGCATGGCTGGCTCTTTACTCATGCCAGAAGTATACCACTTGATCGGTGAGGATATTTTTATAGGTGTCCACGGTGGAGATGAAACTGTTATAACTGCTcctgggaaggaagaaaaaaagagagagggcatTTTTCAAATTGTCGGCCCCTTTCGCGAGGACAAAGATTTATCCTCTgggcagataatccttgacttatacagtgatacctcgtcttacaaacccctcgttaaacaaacttttcgagatacaaacccggggtttgagatttttttgcctcttcttccaaactattttcaccttacaaacccaagccgctgccactgggatgccccgcctctggacttccgttgccagcgaagcgcccatttttgcgctgctgggattccccccttccatgggaaacaccacctctggacttccgtatttttgcgatgctgcaagggaatcccagcagcgcaaaaacgggtgcttcgctggcaatggaagtccggaggtggggtttcccagtgaggggagcctcagcgaaatcgcagcatcacaaaaacatggaagtccagaggtgatgtttcgaggacttctgtgttttgcgatgctgcaatttcggtgaggctcctctcgctgggaaaccccacctctggacttccgttgccagcgaagcacccatttttgcgctgctgggattcccctgcagcatcacaaaatcacggaagtccggaggtggggtttcccatggaggggagcctcaggggaatcccagcagcacaaaaacagactcttcggctggcaaaaagggtgagttttgggcttgcatgcattaatcgcttttccattgattcctatgggaaacattgttttgtcttacaaacttttcaccttacaaaccttgtcccagaaccaattaagttcgtaagacgaggtatcactgtactatccaAATGGAATCCAACATTTCTGTGGCTCAGCAAGACAGCAGTTAGTTGAGTTGTTGCTGGCCCCATTTGGGCCACGGTTGTTAAACAGaacgctgcagttgttaagtggatcacatAGTTGTTAAGGAAATGGTTCCCACCCTCCCGACTGACTTTGCTTTGCCGGAGCCGGCTGAGAAGGTCGCAAAAACGGATCGCACGACCTTCGGATGCTGCAACCGTCGTAAATGAGTTCCCATGtgtttgggtggcatagaagtcatgaAAGCTACTTTGGGCCaaccaccaggagactgtgaattctagttctgcctgaGGCATGTAACCTcgctgggtgactttggtccgGTCACTCCCTCTCAGCCCAAGCTACCTTGCAGGGATGTGGTTGGAAAACTGGGAGAAGGAAAGAGCATTAGACATGCTTGCCACCTCAAGTTACTTGCAAGATTCAAATAATTGAACCATCAGCTCTCTCTCCTAATGACccgctgggtgggtgtggccatggtgggcatgaccAGGGGTTGTGACAGGCATCACTCAGCTTCCTTCACccctttgggagcaaaaatgggcCGTGCGGAGATACACTGTCCCTCTGTCCCtccgttttgggcctagtaggcctccctgcagccttccGGGAGTGAAAGCAGGCTGTGGGGTGGTCATGCCGCACTCCTCCCCGAcacaccccattttgggcctagtaggcctcctgcAGCCTTCTGGGAGTGAAAATAAGCTTTGGGGTGGTCATGCCGCactcctcccacacacacacaccattttgggcctagtaggcctccctgcagccttctGGGAGTGAAAACAGGCTGTGGGGTGGTCATGCCGCACTTCTCCCCCAcacaccccattttgggcctagtaggcctccctgcagccttctGGGAGTGAAAACAAGCTTTGGGGTTGTCATGCCGCACTCCTCCCCCAtacaccccattttgggcctagtaggcctccctgcagccttctGGGAGTGAAAACAGGCTGTGGGGTGGTCATGCCGCACTCCTTCCACACACAcctcattttgggcctagtaggcctccctgcagccttctGGGAGTGAAAACAGGCTGTGGGGTTGTCATGCCTCACTCCTCCCCGACAcactccattttgggcctagtaggcctccctgcagccttctGGGAGTGAAAACAAGCTGTGGGGTGGTCATGCCGCACTCCTCCCCGACAcactccattttgggcctagtaggcctccttaCTTTTGGGTGCCAAAATGGGGTGTGTGTGGACTCCTGGAAGGCGCGgggcagggaggggaggggctaaCCCGCAATTTAACTACAAGTTCGCTCAAACCGCTCCGAACCGGCTGAAGCCCACTATTGCTATAATGTAATAAAGGAAGGATATTTTAAAAATCGAATCAATAATATCGATAATAAACATGGCCTACTATTGATCAGGAAGGAATATTAGGTGGGGAACTACCCCAGCCCTTGACTCCCGCTGTTTGTTTCCTTACAAAATTCGCTGGCTGACGTCCAAGGATTTGACTTTTTCTACCCAGGAATTCGTCACATCGGAGACGTAATCGATGTACCCCTGAGCCGCATCCTGAATTTGGGTCAGCACCGTTTTGTCCTCAGCGGCACCCCTCTTCTTTACGCTGTAGCTGAGAACCTCTGGGAAAATAAGCGGGAAAAAAGAGAATTGAACGTGGTCGGACATTGAatcgcttagaaacatagaagattgacggcagaaaaagacctcatgatccatctagtctgcccttatactatttcctctattttatcttaggatgaatagatgtttatcccaggcatgtttaaaattcagtgactgtggatttaccaaccacgtctgctggaagtttgttccaagcatctactactctttcagtcaaatcatattttctcacgttgcttttgatatttcccccaactaacgtcagattggaTTTGGGATGACAAGACATCAGCTTGGGTTTCTTCTACCCATCCCTTAGTTGCAATTTCCACCTTTGagatccaaataaaataaaataattaaaagtacagatagtcctcgacttacgattaCAATTGAGCCCACCATTTATGTtgtaaagtgaattttgccccattttatgattggtttttttttttttaaatcacagttCTTAAGTCAATCACTGCAGATGATTCAGTTATTAACCTGGTTAttattaagtgaacctggcttccccacttactttgcttgtcagaaaggcaCCAAAGAAGATTGTGTgactttgggacacagcaactgtcataagtatgaacccgCTGCCGAGCAGTTCATGTGATTGTGGGGCTGCGGCGAAAaactgtgaaaaacggtcctaagtcacattttttcccagtggctttgtaactttgaatggtcactaagcgagGCATCATAAGCCGAAGACTATTTGTAAAGGAAAATCAtgtcaaattataaaataaataataagagggGCCTTGCAATCTCAAAACAACTTTAACAGCCCTTGAATATCTTTGGCATTGACAAATCCCCTgttagtcaattgcaaaaggtagcttgacttatttatttatttattcatttgtccaatacacagatacataggaagaaaaatagacatgtgataatataaaagagggtgaaagtgaacttagaggagaggatatatgaaaggaagagaatatataagataggtgaaagaaaggaaagacaattggacaggggatggaaggcacactggtgcacttatgcacaccccttactggcctcttaggaacccggagaggtcaatcgtggagagtctaagggagaagtgttgggggttaggggttgacacaattgagtccggtaatgagttccacgcttcgataactcgattgttgaaatcatattttttatagtcaagtttggagcggttcgtattaagtttgaatctgttgcgtgctcttgtgttattgcggttgaagctgaagtagtcattgactggtaggacattacagcatatgatcttgtgggcaatactcaagtcgtgttttaggtgccgtagttctaggctttctagacccaggattgttagtctattttgtaggatgttctgtttcgagtggaggagtgaagggctcttctggtgaaatatctttggacattttcaagggtgttgatgtctgaggtgtggtatgggttccagacagatgagcagtagtctaggatgggtctggcaaaagttttgtaggctcttgtgagtagtgtgagatggcCTGAGCAGAAgatgcgtaggatcaggttaacaactctagaggcttccATCCTGCCATGAGAATTTGTAACGCCATCAAACAACAATCTCTGCCTATCGCGGGTCTTTGGGAAAGACTGGGTCAGTGGGCCAAATTCCAGTCCGAACCGCGGGCTGGCTGTGCGACAaacgaaaataaaaaaaaaatatctaagacGGAAGAAAAAGCGGTTGGATGAAAACTAACCTGAacaaaggaggaggagcaggactGAAGCAAGCAACAATTTTGGGGTCATTTCTGCAACTGCTTTTcctaaaatttggacgagaaaaAAGGGGCCAAGTTAAACAAACTTTGGGAAAGCTCTGAAGTCAAACGCCTTCTTTGGCTTTGCTTGATCCTGGTTTGATGGGTGATTTATCAGTGACGCCTGTAAACAAAAAAGCCACTGATCTCAGGGGGCACCAAACACCCATTTTCGGTCCATGAAATCCAGTGACTGAGATCCGACCACACACTTAAACTTTCAAGAAGAGTCCTGAAAAGTGGTTTGCAAAGACAGGGAggattagcactgatgatgttacctagtttggttatgaaacgtctgcaagaaaaccaccaagttcaAAGAGTGCCGACAACCTTATAATCCTCATCCTCtccacaaaccccactcccttctggcactgatgatgctacctagatgggtaatgaaacatctgcaagaaagcaatgaAACCTATagtcttcctcccccccttcctcccttttttctttcccgtCCTTCTCATCCCTTTTTCTTcatcccttctttctcctcccctcctccaccctttcttctttctcctccttctcctcctcatccctTTTTCTTcatcccttctttctcctcctcctcttcatccatcctttcttctttcccatctTTCTTCATCTCATCCCTTTTCTTTCattacttctttcttcttcttctcctcctcctcctcttcttctttcccatCCTTCTTCTCATCCCCTTTGTTTCAtcacttctttctcctcttcctcctccctttcttttttcctgtccttctccttctcattcctttaccttctcctcttctttctcctcctcctctctttcttctttcccatccctctccttctcatccttttcattctttctgtcttttcctcctcctctctttcttctttcacatccttctcctcctcatcccttttccttcatcccttctttctcctcctcttcctccatcctttcttctttcccaccTTTCTTCGTCTCATCCCTTTTCTTTCAttacttctttcttctcctcctcttctttcccatcttctccttctctcttctttcatcccttctttctcctcctctctttcttctttcctatcCTCCTTCTCATCCCTTTACCTtcaccttttctttctcctcctcctttcttctttcccatccctctctttctcatcccttttctttcatcctttctttctcctcctcctcctctctttcttctttcccatccttctccttctcatcctttttttccattcctcctcctcctcctcacaaaccccttctatcttctatcactgatgatgttacctagcttggcaATGAAACGTCTGCCGGAGAACAACCCAGTTTAGAGAGCATCATGTCAACCCCGAGCTAGAAATCGTCTCCTTTATTAATTCCTTGGCAATGAAGATTGTAAAATCGGATGAACTCAAAGCAGCTGCCTTGTTTTAGCGACAGAAATCCGGGTCCCAATTGCAGCCATGAATGGAGGATTCCCTGCACATATCTCCTTTTCCCACCTAGAAGGAGTGTGTTTGTGGCATAAAGTGCACAATCCCAAAAAATTGTGGCAGCTGTTTTTTAGAAAATGACACAACCGCACCTTTTGGTGTCAAACGCCCAACTTCTTCTCCGTTCCTCAGATGGTTTTTGAAGACCTAAAATT is part of the Erythrolamprus reginae isolate rEryReg1 chromosome 11, rEryReg1.hap1, whole genome shotgun sequence genome and harbors:
- the LOC139174033 gene encoding apolipoprotein C-II-like, which produces MSFFSYNTQLNLKTPDRRWIRERKAVAEMTPKLLLASVLLLLLCSEVLSYSVKKRGAAEDKTVLTQIQDAAQGYIDYVSDVTNSWVEKVKSLDVSQRILSSYNSFISTVDTYKNILTDQVVYFWHE